ctacccctgacacaggccaggatgaAAACAGGTTGGAAATCAGTACAACTTGCTCATGGGCACCAAAGAGGAAGTTACCAAgcaacaaagacaaaaaagagagaagacCAGGGGCAAAGTCAGGACATAAAGTTGAAACAGCAAATTGTTTGGAAGTACAGGAATGTGGGGAGAGGGGAGTAAGCCAAAGGTTACTATTTATTAGCATTTATTTGCCTATTCTTTTCTGCTGTCTTGGGAGCCAGGTTTTCCTGTGTTCCTACAGGAGACTTCTCAAGTCAGAAGGAATTTCTTACTGTCAGCTTTCCACAGGCttcatgctgctgctctgcagacagGAAAAAGTAAGACCCACTGTGAGAAAACTCCAGAGCTTACTCAGAGATTAtcaaggcagcagctctgaccATGTTCCTTCTCCATCCAAAGGCCCTCGCACTTTGTCCCAAGGCCCCTGGCACATACCTGAAATCACTTTATATTTGACACTTCCAAAGCACCTGGCAGCATCTcatttcacagaattacagaatcaatTAGGCTTGAAAAGACCTATGAGATCGAGACCAACCTGTGACTGACCACCCACTCCTCAAGCAGAGCATGGCATCAAGTGCCaagtccagtctttccttataCACCATTTCCTAAGTAATTTGCTTGTTATATACATTAAGCACTAGCACAAAATAAATAAGCTCCTTTTTCAAGAAATTACTTGTCTGAAACTGGAAACCCCTCTCCACGTACAAAGACAGGTAGATAATACATGAAATTAAGACATAACAGGCTTTGGCTATCTGAAGTGCTTGAAGCCCAGTTAAGGCAGAACTGAGGCTTTgatgaaatgttaaaaattgTTTCCCAAACTGTTGAATACCAGAGCCACTGGAAATTActgagcaaatgaaaaaaaccccaaaccctttAGGTATGCATGCATGCAATAGGCAGTAATCACCTGCAGCTCATAGCATGAaagggtgctttattttattacagTACAGTCAGTCCAGTTCACAGAGAACAGATCAGTCAATACAGATCTTCACTTTGTAGGAGAAATGGGCATGAACACATGAGCTCTCAGTCACCACCCTTAATCACCAATTTATGCAATTTTGCCTCAAAAGCATCATTTATGGAACACAGGTTTTGCCAGCATTCTACATAATAGCACTGTAATGTCAGCTCTAAAAAACACAAGAGAGGAGGATGTAAATCTCAAGGACTGTGAAACTATGAATATATATGCATTGCTTGGGGATTTAACTTTCAAAATCCTGTTTTTGATAtgaaagtttgttttaaaataatgtgtCCCTGAATAATACATGTTTTTCCTTGAGGCACATGTTCAAGTTCAGGCTATGGATAACAGTCTTAACTTCAAGCAGCCATTGAAAGCTGAGGATTTGGAGCAGACGGCTGTCTGGAAACCAGGTCTCCATGAGCTGCAGTAGCAGCTAACACGCAGAAGAGTACCTGAATTTCAGTACAACAAAGCAGTCTCTCATTTTCAACCATTTTATTAGAACCTGAAATACGAATGAAGGCAACAATGTCAGCTAGATCAGTTACTGTTAACTACCACATTTACCTTCCTTGAGGCTTTGGGCTGTTCAAAGCACAACACAGGACTCAAAGCTCCAGAAGCTCATCTACCGCCCCTGCACATCCTCGGCTTACAACAGGTAGCTCAGCAGAGGACACTGTTGCTCTTCACAGACCCATTGTTACTTACATCAAATTTCTTTGACACATCCAGCACAAACTCTCCCCATCATGGTCAGAGGTAAAATAAAGCTGGTAAATACTGTGTGCAGTTATCCcttatgtggaaaaaaaaagtaaaaacatccCAAATCATCTTTTGAGAGGGGGGCTTAAAGCACGACTTCTTTTAAACCACATTGCCTATAAGGGTGATAAAACTCCAATATCCCCCAcaacaaaacataaaatcagAAGGAACATTGAAAATACTCACAGAAGGAAGATGAGAGGCCAGAAAAAGAACTATGAAAGATACTTTCAGTCTGGAGCATGTTTAAAGTAGCTTAGATTTTCAAGgccattttaaaagttttgtgcACATAACTTGCTCCTGTATACCCCTGTATTTTTCTGACCTTTTCACCTAATTACTTTGCTCTCCTCtcaaacagcaacagaaaataagaaaatggaTCACAGGAGAGAGAAACAATGAAAGCAGTGAGTTAGCATATAATACCAAGCACAGAGCATAAGCTTCTGTAAGCTGTGCAATGTAGGAGCAACACAGcagtttccattttttcctcCACTTAAAGCAATCACAGtttgaaatgtttaaaagaTAATGTTCAAAGTTCATGCCCAAGCTCCTCAAAGTTTTAAACACAAGATCTTAAAAGTAAGAGAATACTGTTCGTCTTTTTATTTGTAAACCAGAGTTGGAAATATCTTACAATATACTTTCTAAGttcatttttctaaagaaacagCTTTAAGAACTGAAACAACAGTGTGCCATTAAAAGTTAAGGATCTGTTGCAAAAACCTTTATTAAAAAAGGTTATATACGTATGATGAATTTGTGTTTTAGAGTCAAGCACTTAAGCATCTAAATGACTGAAAATGAAGTGCAAAATTGAAAGTCCAGTCACAGATGAGGCTGTAGATTTGTGCTCAAGATAGAAGAGATCTacccagggcaggcacagtgCACACTCTCAAGTTAACTCCATCTATTCCAGCCATGAATCCTGCAGATCCAAGCAACATCACTGATTAAGTCAGTCTGAACTACTTAAATTCTCCCTTTCTAATAAGAACAATATTAACTAAAGCTTTCAGTTAGGCAATAAAACCTTTCTAATTAGCAACAAAAAATAAGTGACATGCTTACTTTGTTTCAGGCACTTTCAAGATCATAGTTTATTTACTGTAGGTAAAAAGCTAGTATACAGATTAAGGGATCCCTTAAATTTCAACTCTACAGTTATACACCATCTAGTATTCTTGCTCTGAATATTAaccaaaaatgtttctaaacaCCTGTAAGCCCCACTATAAATCTGCGATGttataaggaaaaatatataaatcaaTGCCTAATTTTTTCAATGCATATTATTTACACTGTGAAACCAATGGGAAATAACAAGCAGTAGCAAAGAGGCAGTAGTTTTAAAATGCCAAAGTTTTATATAGGTTCTGGTGTTTTGTACAGTAGTGTGCTAATTAGCATAATTGTagatataaaaattaaaatatcgCAGAGCGTCCCATTACAGAAATCTGAATTGTCTGAACTGCAGTCATTACTTGCTAATCATTTACATGCAACACCTGCTAGGACTgaccttttgtttttaaaatctaaaacaGTTTTAGGCTTAAGAGACAAACATTAATTTGTGTACaaatttaaaactgcatttaagAATTGTACTGATCATGAGCCTCTTCCACACAGAGggtgaaggaaagaaagaagtacAAACAATGATAGAAAGCAGTGTCTTTCCATTCACTAATTTTCAAAGGCAATGCATAGACTGAGAATACCTGGATGGCAAACTCTAGAGACAAACTCTGGAAACAAACAGCTTTCACATACATGACCCTTGCAGGAGGCATTTCTTTGCATCAAATGGCAAAGGTTGACAGCAAATAAGGGGCATCAGGTGTACAAGTAAGGAGGTCTTGCAAAATACTAAGGTGGAGCAGTTGTTAATATACAATATGAACTATATATACAATATAATGGAATGTATCCCCTTCACAAAACTGGTTAGTGAAACAAATGGACCTTTCTATACTAGCTTTATGACTCAGCTACTGTTCTAATGAAAAGAGAAGTACACAAGAGACTTGCATGGAAAGTAAAATGTATGGGGCATTTTACAGGAACTACTGACAAAGCTGCTTAATGgcatttctgcttttgaagtaattttgttAGATGTAATTGAAAACATTTGTACATAAAATGTCCTGACAGACACTTCAACATGGAGCTTTGGTGACCATTTCAATAACAACGaggtgaaaaataaacaaaatatttaaggtAATTCAAACTGAATAGGAAATGGAATGCCAATATGGCAGTTAAccctttttctgttgttttgaaaCAGCAAAGTCTCTTGTACCAGTAGAATCCTGtatacagacagacagagaagTAGGGAATACACCAGTTTATAGTTCCCATTAAACAAAAGTCTATTCATCATGTGAGAAGGTACAAATTACAGAAAACATGAATAGTCAATAGAAGAGAAAACAACTGGTTTACATGAAAGAAGAGAGAACACTTCAGCCTGAATGTAGTTACTTTGTGAAAGCTGCTACAACAGCCCAGAGAACCTCATTCGTGTTGGTTTTCATACATTCAACCTCAGGGTCTAAATCCAGAAGCTGCCGCACTCTCTTTGTGGCCAAGTCGTACTGCTCGTCCAGGAGGGGAGCAAACGCGTTCTCCAGGACATCGGAGGCGTGGGCCAGGTACACGAGTGCCAGCAGGCGCTTGTCCATGCGGTGAGGGTCGTTCACCCATTTGTCAAGAACTGCTTCTTGAACCTTCTTGATGAGGCGCTGCTTGATATTGTTGTTGGTGAGAGGGTGTGTAGTCATGTCAAAAAGAAGGaagttctgtttctctgttgtCAGTACACCTTTTTCCACTAGATTTTTGGCTAATCGTTCACGGACATTTCGTAGTTGGTAGTGCAGTTTCAGTGGGTTCCATGTTTCACctaaaaaagcaagaaagacaCACAGCATAGTCAGATAAGGTTTAAGCTGTACTagtgcagtgatttttttcccctgtgtgcAGAATGAGCTGTCAAATTCACACAGCTGAGTATTACACTGTGACACTGCTCCTGTCAGCATTTCTGATCCCTGACCTACCCAGATACAGGCACGGAGACAGAAACCAGGAGAGCCTCCTTGGAGGAACTCTGGGCTGTATCTAAAGTTTGGATGAAATGCTGGCTGAGCCGTGTCTTAATTAAAGACATGACAAATAAGCAGTCTtgtaaaacaaaagccaaaccaaTTATGAAGAAAGAGTTtacttttaataataaaaataaaaccaggcaTCCCCCACAGTCTTGTGCATTTGCCTGTATCCAGCCTTTTCCCATTTCAGAGACTGGAAGAAGTGTCATTGCCTTTCTTTTGCCACAGAGATAAGCTAATGCACACCCATCCCAtgtatttctttattccttCAGGTTTCCATTCTTCTGCCCTTTCCTACTCTACCACAAGAAACAGTGACTGTGCACttgggtgggtgtgtgggtgggtgtgtgcaCATGAAGCACATGTCGAGCAGGGCATGTTTCTATATAAATTATATCTAATGCTTTCTATTAAGGCAGGAGAACTGGGAACTTCTaagtgtgtgactgtgtgtgcaTAGAGGAGGAAActgaaagaaacataaaatcaCCATGAACAACTACTGTTAAAGCTAAAACTGGTTAGCAATGAGAATATCACCTTTGCTCAAGAGTTTACTTAACAGGCTAGGAATTTAAATTTGAGCCTACTCAAGTATTTATCAAAAGCATTAAAATCTCTGCCTCATGTAAAAACTATGCATTTtaagaggcaaaaaaagaaacagcatcaAGTATTTCTTACACTGGTGGAGGTTTTCTATAAATGAGAATTTCTGTACCAAGTTTCTGAAAAATTTATTGGTTGACATacagtaacaacaacaataattaTAAACCACCCATGACTTAGAGGTTTCTCCAGCTGCAATGGAAGGTGACCATAAACTGACTCCAAcaaggtaaataaaaaaataaggtgACTCCAACTGCAGAGCAAACGGAGAGAACCCACCAAGGCTTGAACTTCACGTCACTGAACAGATCCCACACATCACTGAATGTGATTCTCCAGTTTGATCAAGAACAAAACTACTATGCAAACACAAAAAGGCAGTTTCTTTACTTCCTTTCACAGGGTAAAGACGATTTCCTAGATTTTCTACAGTTATCATGTGGACTGAAGTCAGTGCTGTGGTGACACCTTGTGACCGAGTTTCTCAATTACACAGATGCTTGTCCAGACAGACAGATGTTTTGCTACATCTACAGGAAACCTGACATTTTGATCCCAGCTTCTGTATTTCCTACATGTTCTTCCCTTAAAGGCTATCCTATAAACATTGATCTGGTAAACATCACCTTAAATATGCACACAAATACTTCCATGATGGCTTTGAACTCATATGTACTGTAACTTCAAACAGCATTGCTGATATATATGGATACAGCAGCTGTTTTCCAGGATGGATCAGCATCTTAAAGCACAATTCTATCAGAGTTTATGAacttattaaaggaaaaaaaggaaagaaatgaacaaacaaaagagCAAAACCAAGCTAACAAACAATAACACCCACATACCCCCACcgaagtatttttctttaaaggacAGTCCTCTAATCCAAGGGAAATGCAAAGAATACTAATGCCATCCGAGAATTTGTAATTCGTAAAcacatgtaaataaaaattattgatGTAAGCCTTAGCCACAGCACTGATAACTATCTTCCCAGAGCCAAAGTTCAGCAGGGCCACAAAAACCTTAGCTTAGCTCCAATAAAGCCTACAACACTGTTCATTCATTAGCTGACCTTTTTTGAATTAGCCCTAActtgctgtgctctgcacagaGAGAGAAGGTGAAATGTCAGCACAAATCAAGTATTTGGgacaagaaaaatgaattatttttgcaGGCTGTGAAAGTGAAGGGGAGTTGAGTGAGGACCAAATGCAAGGCTCTGCAGCAGACATGTGCCCTCCTGACAAGGGCTGCTTTGTAGTCCTGTCTCCCAACTGCCTGACAGCCAAGGAGCAAGAGAGGATGGATGGAAGGACCTGAGAATGAACTGGTGTACAAGGAAGGCTGTTCAAGGTGGGGCAGGATGAATGggaagaacaaagaaaacaaagcagagcaagGTGGAGAGATTTTGCTCATTTTTCCAGCTCCAGTAAGAAGCGGCAGATTTAAATGGGCAACCTCCCAGTCTCATAACCCCTGACCTCCCAGTTCCACTGTTGACGAAACATGGGGGCTTTTCCTGCACTGTTTGCACAACTGAAGTACAGCTCTGATCCAGTCCAAGGAAGCTACATTTTAAGTGTTTTGTGGATGAACACTGGTGATAATTCTTCCTACAGTTCAGCCTAGAGGAGAGCAGGCTCTGAGGGAACCTTCCTGCAGCCTTCCAGTGCTTAAAGGGGGCCTACAACAAAGATAACAAGGATGGGGACACATAATTCAGCATGGCCTGGGACGTGGGGTGATGATTTTAAAGGGAAGGAGGTCAACTGAGGTTAGAGacaaggaagaagttttttacaaCGAGGGTGCTGAACACTGGAATGGATTGTGTctagagaggtggtggatgccaCATCTCCGGAAACATCCAAGGTtaggttggatggggctgtAAGTGCCCTGtcctagtggaaggtgtccctgctaattacagggaggttggaccaaaTGGACCAtaagggtcccttccaacccaaaccattcataATTGTATGATAATTGGCGCTTTTTTTTGCAATAACTTACCCTCTTTACAGGAAGAGCTCTGAGCAAAGTACTCATTTTGAAGGCCTTGtaagtaacattttaaaagagtTATGACATTTCTTCAGTTAATGAAAGAAGAGAACTCCTGACTATTGTTCCTTTATGACTAATGACCAAATTACCTTCaatttttatatctgagctATGAGCTCCTTATCTCCTGGTCTTTATCAAGAGATCTGAATACTGAATGCGCACACTTAGGCTCCAAACTTCCATTAACCCTCATTTCCAGACATAGAGAAAGGCAGTTACACCTCCAGGGTGCAGCCTTGATTTCCTTCAGAGTCAGTGGAAAGCTCTTCCACTGAGCTGAGATGTCCTGACACTCCACACACTTTCTTTCTGTACCAAGTTCAGTCAAAAGCAACAGTTACTTTATATTTGATTAATGACTACAACCAACAAGAGACTACCCTAGAGGACAGACTAATTAACTTTTTTGCATACTTTCTCTCAAAAAACCTTATAATATAATCTCCAGTGATGCCAGATAATTAGCTTTATTGGGatgaaaaaagcaaatacattATGTTCAAGGCTTACCACTAAGCAGTTCAATCCAATTCTGTACCGTTTCAGGAGGCTGGGTCTCTTTTATGTGTTTCAGAGCTTCATCAAGCAGAACATCCCCTGTAGGAGCATCTGACTTGCAAATCACCTAGGACAGAATAAAATACAGTCAGTATTCTGACTTAATTCATGTATGACAAACACACCTACCGACTAAAAATATCTACCTgttatgaaaatgaaagaaaatcttaaaaaataagGAGCAATCTCATAAGAATACACAACTTCTAAAAAACAAACCCTagttgttaaaaaaacccacagctttAATTCAAAGATATGTTAAGTCTGAGGTTATCCGTAACTTAAATTAGCGTTAATGAACTAAAGCTACAGTATTAATAACACTCCTGaaacctaattttttttaaggaaaacaattCACTTACCCAGCCAGGTTCCTTGGTTAGCTCCCCAAAACAAAGTACACTACATACTCTTAAATAGCCTCTGATGGCAGTCTATTTTACTCCTTCAAGTCAAGTTATTCAAAATACTTCAGTTAAACAATTAGGTaaagtgaaaataagaaaacaattataaactgaaaaagcacaaaaaccAGTCTCCTTCCATATGTTAATGGATAAAGACACGTTCAAGACAACATCCCTAAGTTTTACAGCTCTGAAGAACTTACTACCCTGTAACCTGCACTATCTGTTAACAGCTAAAACACATATATTAAGGAAAATACGTATGTCCTAATAAACTCCTTAACATGCAAGAATAAATGCATCTTTTATTTAGtaatttgcaaaattatttgagGTTTCCCTCAAGAAAGCACaagagaacaacaaaaaaatttaagaatttAAGTAACTGCTTGTTTATGTATTATAAACTATGtacaaatacaatttttttctgattagaAAATTAAGAGCACTAAAAAAAACTTGCAGATTAAACTAGCCCAAGTCAATATGTTTACATAAaacctgtattttttattaataattattacaCTTTCAAAGTATGTAGTAAAATAATGACAATCTGATAATTGAAGAGTTTTACAAGTTAGCATTCATAAGCATCTGGTAATAGGTAACAGGTGACTGACAAAAAAACTAATACATCAACACAATTCCATATATGGATATATATGATAAAAGGACAAAGTGAAAGCTCATTTTTCATAATAGTTCACAGTAGGCCAACAGGTGTCTTAAAAAGCTTTAAATGTCCTACTCAATTATACGCCCAAGTTCATTTCTCTTCCATAGTTCTAATAATCCTTTCTACAAACAAGAGAGgaatgaaatgcattttcacaGGGTCTGTTGATGACACAGAAATGAGTTACAATGGTAAGAACTCCAACCCCAGCAAGACAATTCCCAGCTGTGCACAGAAGTACACAAAGTGAATGTGATGAAATTAAAGTTGATG
This region of Pithys albifrons albifrons isolate INPA30051 chromosome Z, PitAlb_v1, whole genome shotgun sequence genomic DNA includes:
- the GOLPH3 gene encoding Golgi phosphoprotein 3, which codes for MTSLTQRSSGLVQRRTEASRSAAAADKERGAGGGSDDEGRRDEPVDDEKGDSKETRLTLMEEVLLLGLKDREGYTSFWNDCISSGLRGCMLIELALRGRLQLEACGMRRKSLLTRKVICKSDAPTGDVLLDEALKHIKETQPPETVQNWIELLSGETWNPLKLHYQLRNVRERLAKNLVEKGVLTTEKQNFLLFDMTTHPLTNNNIKQRLIKKVQEAVLDKWVNDPHRMDKRLLALVYLAHASDVLENAFAPLLDEQYDLATKRVRQLLDLDPEVECMKTNTNEVLWAVVAAFTK